DNA sequence from the Tissierella sp. MB52-C2 genome:
TTCTATTAATCATGCTTGACAAAGCATAATTGATAGAATATTATAAAAATAGGCACTTGTCCAACAAGTGACAACTTGTTAAACAGGTTTAAACGGAGGTATAATATGTCCACAAGAAAAATAAGAAGCCAATCCTCATCTAAAATTCCGTCATATGTGCCTATATATAATATGTTGTACTCAGATATTATTAATGGCTTGTATGAAGAGGGAACAATATTACCTAGTGAGAGTGCATTGGGTGAAAAGTATAAGGTTAGCAGACATACCATAAGACAAGCCTTAACTATTTTAACAGAGGATGGGCTAATTTATAAACAACAAGGGAAAGGCAGCATAATAACAAATAAGAGTCAGGCAAATTACAATCAAGAAAAAAATATTTATAATATAATGTTAGAATGTGCTAAAAAAGAAATTGATGAGATTGATATTGAATATAATTTTTCTCCACCGACAGATATTGCAATGGAGAGATTGGGTATAAATGCAAATGAAATTGTAATGGCATCAAATAGTATATACTATATTGAAGGTAAGCCAGTAAGTCATGGATTTTTTCAGATTCCAGTAAAATATATAAATCTACTGCCTATTGATTTGAATAAAGAAAAGGATATATCGGAATTAATCAATAAAAATATTTTTGATATGGCTCACTCTGCTAAACTTCACATTAGATTGGTTTTGGCAGAAGAGAATATTATTCAATTCTTAGATGTAAAAGAAAATGAACCTATAATATATATTGAAGAAATATTAAAAAATGAAGAGTATGAGGGAATTGCCAGGTGTAAATATTATTTTATACCAAATTATTTTGATATAAATTTAAACCTATAGTTAAAGAATTCATTATGTCTCAAGACTAAAATATATTAAGTTAAGTTGTTTAGTGTAGACTTATATTATCTATTAAGGAGGAAGAAGATGAACAAATACTTTAAAGTAACAACCAAAACCATTGTTGCAACAGGATTAGGTGCTGCAATATTCATGCTTTTATTTATGTATGTAAAAATACCTTCACCAATTCCAGAGACAAGCTTTCAAACGGCATATGGTATATCTGCATTCTTTGCAACAATATACGGACCTATTGCAGGAGGACTTATAGGATTTATAGGACATGGACTTAGTGATGCAGTGCAATATGGTTCACCATGGTGGAGCTGGGTAATTGCAAGTGGAATTGCGAGTTTTATTTTTGGGTTTGCATATAAAAATACTAGGGTAGAAGATGGTGAATTTAAGGGTCAAGATATTGTAAAGTTTAATGTAATTCAAGTAGTTGGAAATCTTATTGCTTGGTTACTAGTTGCACCTATACTTGATATTTTAATCTATGCAGAGCCTGTAAAGCTTGTATTTGCACAGGGAGGAATAGCGGTAGTTATGAACTCCATAAGTTCTGGTGTAATAGGTACATTTTTTCTTATTGCATATTCTTCAACAAGAACAAAGAAAGGCAGTATAACTAAAAAATAAATCATAGCATACTTGGAGGCATATATGAATAATAAACCGATCATAGAATTTAATGATTTTACATTTAAATATTATAGCCAAAGTGAGCCTACACTTCACAATATTAACTTAAAGATCTATCCTGGGGAAAAAATCCTTATAGTGGGGCCAAGTGGTAGTGGAAAAAGTACCCTTGGACACTGTTTAAATGGACTTATCCCCTTTTCATATAAAGGGGAGATATCAGGTAGTCTAAGAATAAATGGACTTGAGACAAAAGAATTAGATATATTTAAACTATCAAAGTTTGTTGGTACTGTATTACAAGACTCAGATGGTCAATTCGTTGGATTGACTGTAGGTGAAGATATTGCATTTGGATTGGAAAATGATAATACAGAAAATCACATTATGAAAAAAAGGGTAGAGGAAGTATCTAAAATGGTAGATATGGGTAATTTTCTAAGTTCATCTCCTTATGATCTGTCAGGGGGACAAAAGCAGAGAACAGCTTTAGCGGGAGTTATGATAGATGATGTAGACGTTCTTTTATTTGATGAGCCTTTAGCAAATTTAGACCCAGCAACTGGGAAAACTGCCATAGAAATTATAGACGATATTCACAAAGAATCTAAGAAGACAATCATAATAATTGAACATAGGCTAGAAGATGTACTTCATAAAAATATCGATAGAGTTATTTTAGTAAATGATGGACGTATATTATCAGATATGAACCCACACCAGTTAGTTTCTTCTTCTGTGCTTGTTGATAATGGAATAAGAGAACCACTTTATATAACGGCATTAAAATATGCTGGAGTAGAAGTAAGTGAGAAAATGATGCCTGGCCATATATGGAGTCTAAAAATAGATGATAATGATGATAAGATACTTAATTGGCATAGTTCAATAAAAGAAGATAAGGAAAATTTAAAAGGAGATTCATTTTTAAGGCTTGAGAATATTTCATTTTCATATAATTCACAGACAAAAGTGTTAGAAAGAATAAGTTTTGATATTAAAGAAGGTGAAATGGTAGCCATAGTTGGTAAAAATGGTGCAGGGAAATCCACCTTATCTAAACTCATATGTGGATTTGAAAAACAGAGTAAAGGCAATATCTATTATAAAAATAATAATATTAAGGATATGACCATTAAGCAAAGAGCAGAAATCATAGGTTATGTAATGCAAAATCCTAATCAGATGATTTCTGAAAATATGATTTATGATGAAATAGCCCTTGGACTTAGAATTAGAAAAGTAAGTGAAGATGAGATAAAGAAGAAGGTAGATAAAGTTCTTAAAATATGCGGGTTATCTCCTTTTGTGGATTGGCCTATTTCAGCTTTAAGCTATGGTCAGAAAAAAAGAGTTACCATAGCTACAATTCTAGCTTTAGACCCTAAGATTATAATCTTAGATGAACCAACAGCTGGCCAAGATTATAAACATTATTCAGAGATTATGGAGTTTTTAAAGAAAATTAACTCCCTAGGTATAACAATAATATTTATAACTCACGATATGCATCTAATGTTAGAGTATACAAAACGAGCTATTGTATTGGCAGATGGTAAAATAGTGGCTGATGAAAAACCATCAGTGATTCTTACAGATAAAAATGTAATACATAGTGCAAATTTAAAAGAAACCTCTCTTTTCAATCTCGCACAAATGGCTGGTATAAAAGATGAAACAAAATTCGTGCAAGGCTTTATTGATTATGAAAGGTTGGTGGGATTATAGATGAAAAATAATTTATTTTCATATAATTTAGTCGATACACCAATTCATAGACTTTCTGGTCTTACTAAATTAATAGCATTTTTATTATTAACTTTTGCCGTTATGTTTTCTTACGATATTAGAGTAATTATAGGTGTGATGATTTTTTCTTTCTACATTTTAAAAATATCGAAGATTAAATTTTCTCAAATAAAACTTATGATAATTTATGTTGGAGTATTTTTAGTTACTAACGCTATAATTACTTATTTGTTTGCTCCTGAGGAAGGTGTAGTTATCTATGGGACAAGGCATGAAATAGTTCATTTAATTGGTAGATATAGTTTAACATGGGAGCAAATTTTCTATCAGACGACAAAGCTTTTGAAATATGCTTCAGTAATACCATTAGGAATTATATTTTTATTAACAACAAATCCTAGTGAATTTGCTTCATCCTTAAACAGAGTAGGAGTTAATTACAAGGCGGCTTATGCTGTGGCATTAACTTTGAGATATTTTCCTGATATACAAAGAGAATACGTAGATATAAGTTTGGCTCAACAAGCTAGAGGGCTAGATTTATCAAGTAATGCAAAATTGAAAGATAGATTTAAGAATGCTTTACTTATAATAGTGCCTTTAATATTTTCCACTATGGATAGAATAGAGTTAATTAGTAATGCAATGGATTTAAGAGGTTTTGGAAAACATAAAACAAGAACTTGGTATAATTCCAAAAAAATGCATAAGGGAGATTATTTTTCAATAGGAATTTCGATACTAATTTTTATATCAACTATTTTAGTATCTGTATTTATCAATAAAAGTAGATTTTACAATCCATTTATTTAAGGAGGAAAAGAAAAGACATGAAGCCAATTTTAGTTTTTCAGACAGATTTTACTTATAAAGAAGGTGCTGTTTGTGCAATGTATGGAGTTGTTAAAACAGTAGATAGATCCCTTGAGATAATCGATGGAACTCACGAAATACCACAATACGACATATGGAGTGGATCCTATAGATTATTCCAATCCATGAAGTTCTGGCCAGAAGGTACAATATTTGTATCTGTAGTTGACCCTGGTGTAGGAACTAAGAGAAGAGCTTGTGTAGCAAGAACTTCAGATGGATATTATGTTGTTACTCCAGACAATGGTTCTTTAACTCATTTGAAGAAGTGGGTAGGAATTGAAGAAGTAAGGGAAATCGATGAAAGTGTAAATAGGTTAAAGGGCAAAGACACAGAAGGAGTTAGTATATTCCATGGTAGAGACCTATTTGGATATTGTGCTGCAAGACTTGCAAGTGGAATAATTACTTATGAAGAAGTAGGGCAATCATATCCAGTAGAAGAAATAGTAGAACTACCTACACATGAATCAGTAATAGAAAAAGGTTGCGTGAAAGGAATGTTTGAAATAGGAGATCCTAACTTTGGAAACCTATGGACTAATATTCTATTGAAGGATTTCAATGAAGCAGGCTTCAATTATGGAGATAGAATAAAAGTAAAAATAAGTCACAAGGGTGAATTGAAATTTGAAGAGACTTTACTATTTGAAAGATCTTTTGGTTATGCAGAAGTAGGGGAAGCTTTAATATATAATAATGAATTAATGAAAATAAGTGTAGCAGTAAGTCAAGGTAGCTTTGCAGAAAAATATTCTATAAGCTATGGTCCAGAGTGGACTGTGGAATTCAGTAAGTAGGATTAGATATGTTAGTTAAAGCAACAGAGAATAATAGAGAAGAAATATTAAACTATTGCCTAGAGGAAGAAGTTTTCAATATCTTTATAATTGGAGATATTGAAAACTTCGGATTTTCATCTGGAATCCAAGATATATGGTATGAAAAAGAAGATGATAAAATCATAGGAATAGTACTTAGATACCATACTACACTTATTGTTTATAGTAAGGATTTAAATATGGACTTTTCATCGATTAGAGCAATTACTGACAATATGAACATAGAAAATATAAGCGGCAAGTCTACAGTAATAGATAAGCTTTATCCTTATTTGAAGGGTAATTATAGTAGAAAAGATACTAAGTTTTGTCAGTACAAAGATATTGGCGGTTTAAAAGATATAAAAGATGATATTAATGT
Encoded proteins:
- a CDS encoding GntR family transcriptional regulator, with the translated sequence MSTRKIRSQSSSKIPSYVPIYNMLYSDIINGLYEEGTILPSESALGEKYKVSRHTIRQALTILTEDGLIYKQQGKGSIITNKSQANYNQEKNIYNIMLECAKKEIDEIDIEYNFSPPTDIAMERLGINANEIVMASNSIYYIEGKPVSHGFFQIPVKYINLLPIDLNKEKDISELINKNIFDMAHSAKLHIRLVLAEENIIQFLDVKENEPIIYIEEILKNEEYEGIARCKYYFIPNYFDINLNL
- a CDS encoding energy-coupling factor transporter transmembrane component T; protein product: MKNNLFSYNLVDTPIHRLSGLTKLIAFLLLTFAVMFSYDIRVIIGVMIFSFYILKISKIKFSQIKLMIIYVGVFLVTNAIITYLFAPEEGVVIYGTRHEIVHLIGRYSLTWEQIFYQTTKLLKYASVIPLGIIFLLTTNPSEFASSLNRVGVNYKAAYAVALTLRYFPDIQREYVDISLAQQARGLDLSSNAKLKDRFKNALLIIVPLIFSTMDRIELISNAMDLRGFGKHKTRTWYNSKKMHKGDYFSIGISILIFISTILVSVFINKSRFYNPFI
- a CDS encoding ABC transporter ATP-binding protein, with amino-acid sequence MNNKPIIEFNDFTFKYYSQSEPTLHNINLKIYPGEKILIVGPSGSGKSTLGHCLNGLIPFSYKGEISGSLRINGLETKELDIFKLSKFVGTVLQDSDGQFVGLTVGEDIAFGLENDNTENHIMKKRVEEVSKMVDMGNFLSSSPYDLSGGQKQRTALAGVMIDDVDVLLFDEPLANLDPATGKTAIEIIDDIHKESKKTIIIIEHRLEDVLHKNIDRVILVNDGRILSDMNPHQLVSSSVLVDNGIREPLYITALKYAGVEVSEKMMPGHIWSLKIDDNDDKILNWHSSIKEDKENLKGDSFLRLENISFSYNSQTKVLERISFDIKEGEMVAIVGKNGAGKSTLSKLICGFEKQSKGNIYYKNNNIKDMTIKQRAEIIGYVMQNPNQMISENMIYDEIALGLRIRKVSEDEIKKKVDKVLKICGLSPFVDWPISALSYGQKKRVTIATILALDPKIIILDEPTAGQDYKHYSEIMEFLKKINSLGITIIFITHDMHLMLEYTKRAIVLADGKIVADEKPSVILTDKNVIHSANLKETSLFNLAQMAGIKDETKFVQGFIDYERLVGL
- a CDS encoding ECF-type riboflavin transporter substrate-binding protein, with amino-acid sequence MNKYFKVTTKTIVATGLGAAIFMLLFMYVKIPSPIPETSFQTAYGISAFFATIYGPIAGGLIGFIGHGLSDAVQYGSPWWSWVIASGIASFIFGFAYKNTRVEDGEFKGQDIVKFNVIQVVGNLIAWLLVAPILDILIYAEPVKLVFAQGGIAVVMNSISSGVIGTFFLIAYSSTRTKKGSITKK
- a CDS encoding S-adenosyl-l-methionine hydroxide adenosyltransferase family protein, whose product is MKPILVFQTDFTYKEGAVCAMYGVVKTVDRSLEIIDGTHEIPQYDIWSGSYRLFQSMKFWPEGTIFVSVVDPGVGTKRRACVARTSDGYYVVTPDNGSLTHLKKWVGIEEVREIDESVNRLKGKDTEGVSIFHGRDLFGYCAARLASGIITYEEVGQSYPVEEIVELPTHESVIEKGCVKGMFEIGDPNFGNLWTNILLKDFNEAGFNYGDRIKVKISHKGELKFEETLLFERSFGYAEVGEALIYNNELMKISVAVSQGSFAEKYSISYGPEWTVEFSK